AGTTTGTTACTTGCTCATGCTATCATCTATAAATAGCATGAGTATGGTTGTTTTGTGGTAACTTTTTCACTAAGAAATAAACGGCAACAACTCCTTTGCTTTCTACTCATTTTCTCTCAAACGCACAAAATTATCATGGTATCCATAGCACAATAAGATCTCTGAATCATAGGTAAGGTTCGACACACTCCGTGGAGTGTTCTCGCGAGTGAGGAAGCTGGAGAGCAACACGATGAAGAAACAATTTCGCCTACTAGTTTTCGCAATCGATCTGATGGAGATCGGACTCGATCTGGTGGAGATCGGCGAATTGAGCGAGAAATTCCGCAAACCTTGGATCAAAAGCAAATTGAGGAGATCCTGCAGCTCCACAGTGCGGATCACCCCTGGTATGCAGTTGGTTTCAGCACAATTAACGGGTAATAACTTCTTAAATTGGAGTAGATCTGTTAAGCATGCTTTAGGAGCTAAGAGTAAGCTAGAACTGCTTGATGGTACTCTCTCAGAACCTGATTCTTCTTCACCATATTATAAGGCGTGGATTAAAGCTGATTATATGGTGTCACCTTGGATAATAAACTCTATTTCAAAGGAATTGGTAAATGCTTTTGTGCATATTGATAATACTAAGAAGTTATGGGATGCTGTGAGTCAGAGATTTGGTCGTAGTAATGGTCCTAAGATTTATAGGCTACAGAGAGAGATTAGTAGCTATACTCAAGGGAATCAAAGCGTACTTGTGTATTTCAATAATCTCACAGCCTTATGGGATGAGTTGGATATGCTGTTACCACCATTGACTTGTATGTGTGGTACACGAGCAGCTGGAATTAATAGGGAGGAAAATCAGCGTTTGATGCAATTCCTGCTTGGTCTAAACGATTCATTTGAGAGTGCAAGGAGCCAGATCTTATTCTTAGATCTGTTGCCTAGTGTGAACAGAGCTTACTCGATGGTTTTGCAGATTGAAGATCAAAAAATCAACATTGAGAGTTTGGTGATACACATGCTATGCAAGTTATGACAGTGGGTGTAAAAGAAAAGGACAATGTTTCTTACGGGAAACAACAGCAGCAATCATTTAAGCCGAGGAAAACAAAGGAGGAAAGGCAGAAATTATACTGTCAACATTGCAATCGAACGGGTCATGAGGAGAGCGAATGCTTTAAGGTTCATGGCTTCCCGGATTGGTATAAGAAGTTAAAAGAAGGGAGAAGTAAAGCCAAATTTAATTATGCTGATACAGCATTAGATGGATCCAATGGAGAGCAAGGGAAGGTATCCACTACTGCCAGCAATTCATTGGTTAAGTTGATTCAGACTGAGATCAACAAATGTGTTGGAGGAATGGCTATTCCAGGAAGCAGTAGTAGCAGTGTACAAAATAATGATGTACACATGGTGCAAGGAAGTTTGGATGCTGGAGGGAAATTTCAGGGGCACTATGCTTTTAGTGTACCCACAGAGAGTTCTCAAAATATTTGGATTCTTGATTCTGGAGCAAGCACTCATATCTGCTGCAACTCTACATTGCTGAGTGAAATTCACAACTTATCTAAGGCTCAGAATGTTCATCTTCCAGATGGAAGTATAAAGAAAGTTACTCACATAGGAGAAGCCACCTTGACAGAACATTTGGTATTGAAAGGAGTGTTGCATGCACCTCATTTTACGCACAACTTGATATCTGTTGCTCAGCTTACTAAAGATAATGAAGCGAGATGTATGTTTCTAAAGACACATTGCTTAATTCAGAGGGCGGACAATGACCATATTCTGGCCATGGGACGGTTATCTAGAAATCTCTATATGATAGAAGGAGTTGGAGTCAGCTCAGCACTTAATGTCAGCAGCCAAGCTTAGAAGAAGGATGTAGAGAAATGGCATGTTGATCTTGGTCATCCATCAGTGGGAGTAATGGAGCATATACCTTTGTTTGCTGATTTGCTCACTGCCACAACAACTGCCAAACTAAAGGAATGCGAGGTATGCATTAAAGCTAAGCAAACTAGGGCTCCTTTCCCTGTTTTGCATAGAAAATCTAATGTTTTATTTGAAACTCTGCATGCTGATATCTGGGGACCATACAATGATGAAAACATTAGTAATGTGAGGTTCATGCTCACTCTTGTTGAGGACCACAACAAGGTCACTTGGATATATCTACTGAGTTCTAAAGGCCTAGTTTGTTCTACTTTGAGCTGCCGTATGTAGTGCATGCTTTTCTTCCTTGTTATTTCTTTACCTTTTGTTTTCCACAGATGCCACGTGTCATCTGCTAGTTTGTTACTTGCTCATGCTATCATCTATAAATAGCATGAGTATGGTTGTTTTGTGGTAACTTTTTCACTAAGAAATAAACGGCAACAACTCCTTTGCTTTCTACTCATTTTCtctcaaacacacaaaattatcacaaaccaagccgctcgcgaactattcggagctcagCTCAAAAAAAATTCGTTCAAATTCATTTAGAGAagttcgataaataaacaagtCAAACTTGAGCTtggtagtattcggctcgttagctcgtgaacacgTTCGCTAAATTATTCAgcttaataaaatataaattagggttaattacgccaaaaatcatgaactttaggcccatttccaaattttccatgaactttgttttttatcaaattttccctgaacttaaatgcctgaacaatttttccatgattttcaaaaatccccaaattgagtgctgacatggcatttCTAAGTAGTCTGAAATATGACGTGGCACCGCCGGACggaaatcaaaacgacgtcatttagtAGGggtaaaatgacgtcgttttgagcccaAACCTGAGAGGCGGCGGATCTGAGGAGCCTTCCTCCGACGGCACTGAGACGACAAACGGCGATTTCGGCCAAGGAAGACGTCAAACCAGGGCGGCAATTTTTCCAGAGTCGAGAGGACTGGGGGTCGCCTTTTTTGCTTCGATTAGAGAGATGGGCGAcagatctggtgatggtggcagatctggtgggggaaggcggtggGCGGTGCAAAAAGAGGGGGCGAcagatctggtgatggtggtgggggaaggcggtgggcggtggagagagagggggcggcatatctggtgatggtggtgggggaaggcggtgggcggtggagagagagggggcggcagatctggtgatggtggtgggggaaggcggtggaCGGAGTTGGTCTGCGCGTCGATTTGGGTCTGCGCGCGGTGGGCGGTGGACGGAGTTGGTCTGCGCGTGGATTCCATCTGCACTGATTCCGTTGGTCTGCGCGTCGATTTGGGTCTGCGCGCGGTGGGCGGTGGACAGAGTTGGTCTGCGCGTGGATTCCATCTGCACTGATTAGGCCTTTGGTGATGGTGGTGAGGGAAGGCGATCGATTTTGGGAGGAGGATTTTTTCTAGACAAAGAAGATGACGGCGGTCGGCGGTAAAATGGAGGGAAGAGCAATGGCTGTCACCTCATTGTAGAGGTAGGAGAGTCAGGCGAAGGCGTCGCCGATCGAACGAGGTCTCTGCCTCGGCGGAGGTGGTGGTCCTCGGCGCTGCTTCGCCGGAGGAAGGCAGCGGTACATCTGTTCGgtaaaataattgattttttttgtttttgtttttaggCGCCACATCTGCTCGGTTATTACCACGTAGGCGCCATGTTAGCTCAGTATTGCCACGTAGGCGCCAGCTAAGATCGGACCTTCACCGGAGGTAAAAAccgtggaaaaattgttcaggcATTTAAGTttagggaaaatttgataaaaaacaaagttcatggaaaatttggaaatgagcccaaagttcatggtttttggcataattaaccctataaattattagtaggtacaatttatatttatttactaaaaataataataattgtattaaatctgcAATAAACTCCTTTTgttataagaaattaattaatatatttattattttaaatgaaataatctattttcaaaagaaaataatcaatattttgaacataaatataaatttagaaagttcgtgtAAGCTCAATTAAGTTCGTGAGCCTCCAAATATTCGACAAATAAagttcgagattcgattcgatacttaaCAAATCAAAACTTGaacacaccactattcggttggATTATACCCCTACAAATAAGAgtgtgtttataaaaaaaagggttaagtatcaaatcaGCCCCTAACGTAGAAGCCCTTATGGCATTGAGCCCCTTATGGCAAGGGGTGTGTCAAATAAACCCCtatcgtaattaattttgaacaaatacaCCCTTAGACCTAACGTCCACTTAACACCGTGaaccatttaatttttttaattttttttatttctctctcacgctctgctctctctctcacgctctgctctctctcaccTCTCACTCTTCTCACTCCTCACGATCTCTCTCACGCTCTGCTCGCCGGACGAGatggagggaggcggcagcgTCGCCGGATCTGAAGAACGGACGACGCCGCTGCTCTTGTGCAGAGATGACGAAGGCAGCCGCTGCTACCGACCAGGGCTGGGAGAGCAGGGGGAGCGAGATGGAGGGAGACGACGGTGTCGCTGGATCTGGAGAACGGACGACGCCGCTGCTCTTGTGCAGAGATGACGAAGGCAGCCGCTGCTACCGGCCAGGGCTGGGAGAGCAGGGGGAGCGAGATGGAGGGAGACGGCGGCGTCGCTGGATCTGGAGAACGGACGACGCCGCTGCTCTTGTGCAGAGATGACGAAGGCAGCCGCTGCTGCCGGCCAGGGCTGGGAGAGCAGGGGAGCGAgatggagggaggcggcggcgtcgcTGGATCTGGAGAACGGACGGCGGCGCTGCTCTCGTGCGGAGATGACAAAGGCAGCAGCTGCTGCCGGCCAGGGCTGGGAGAGCAGGGGAGCAAgatggagggaggcggcggcgtcgcTGGATCTGGAGAACAGACCGCGGCGCTGCTCTCGTGCGGAGATGACGAAGGCAGCAGCTGCTGCCGGGCCAGGGTTGGGACAAGTGGGAcccaccaaaaaaagaaaaataaaaaaaaaataataagtaaaCGGCTGTTAAGTGGACGTTAGGTCTAAGAGtgtatttgttcaaaattaattacgacAGGGGTTTATTTGACACACCGCTTGCCATAAGGGGCTCAATGCCATAAGGGCTTCTACGTTAAGGGCTAATCTGATACttatccctaaaaaaaataaagaaaaagccCCCAAAACTTGAAATGCTTTCAGCCTTTCACTCGAGTCCCTGTGCCTGTTTACCAGCACGCAAAATCAGAAGCTGCAGCAAAACCCACTCGCGAAGAAAATTCCTTGAAAATGATTACTCGCACCGTTCCTTTCCCTTTATTCCGCGATTCTCAATCCAAAAATCGACGGGGAAAAAGAGCCGAGGACACAATGAATGGTTAGCAAGCAGAATACATGCATATTGTCTCGATTCACCACACAATTCAGCTCAATTTTCTGAAGCTCGAGCAGAACAGTATCGGGGCGCAAGTTGTTTGATGAAATGTCTACTTCAGGAAGCAAGGATATTTATGCAAATCAGAGTTCCGCAGCTCAATCCTCAGCTGCAGAGCAGCGCCATCACCACCGCAGCAGCACTAACAACAATTCCAGCACGAACAGGGGCGGCCATTCAGTGAGCAGGGCTGTAGCGCAGTACACCGTGGATGCGAGACTCCACGCGGTATTCGAGCAGTCTGAGAAATCGTTTGATTATTCACAGAGCGTTAGAACCGGTAATCAATCCGTCTCCGAGCAGCAGATCACCGCTTATTTCTCGAAAATACAGCGCGGAGGCCACATTCAGCCCTTTGGTTGTATGATTGCTGTCGATGAGCGGAGTTTCTGCGTCATAGCTTACTCGGAGAATGCCTGTGAAATGCTGGCCTTGACGCCTCAGTCAGTCCCAAGTCTTGAAAAGCTGGAAACTTTGACAATCGGCACTGATGTTAGGAGCCTTTTCACCCCCTCCAGCTCGATTTTGCTCGAGAGGGCGTTTGGGGCGCGGGAAATCACGTTGTTGAATCCAGTTTGGGTTCATTCCAAGAATTCTGGGAAGCCCTTTTATGCTATTTTGCATAGGATAGATGTAGGGATAGTGATAGATTTAGAGCCTGCTAGGAAGGAGGACCCTGCTCTTTCCATAGCTGGAGCTGTACAGTCTCAGAAGCTTGCTGTGAGGGTCATTTCCCATTTGCAGTCACTCCCCGGTGGGGACATTAAGCTTTTGTGTGATACAGTTGTTGAGTGTTTGAGAGAGCTAACAGGATTTGATCGAGTTATGGTTTATAAGTTTCATGAGGATGAGCATGGTGAGGTTGTGGCAGAGAGTAAGAGACATGATTTGGATCCATACCTAGGATTGCATTATCCTTCCACGGATATTCCCCAGGCTTCAAGGTTTCTTTTTAAGCAGAATAGAGTCCGGTTGATCGTGGACTGTACAGCTAGACCCATCACGGTTATTCAGGATGAAGCACTGATGCAGCCTTTGTGTTTGGTAGGTTCTACACTGAGGGCTCCTCATGGTTGCCATGCCCAGTACATGGCATTTATGGGGTCAGTTGCTTCTTTAACTTTGGCTGTTATTATCAATGGAAATGATGAAGATGGTGTTGGAGGAAGAAACTCAATGAGGCTATGGGGATTGGTTGTTGGTCACCACTCTTCTGCTCGTTATGTTCCATTCCCTCTTCGTTATGCTTGTGAATTCCTGATGCAGGCGTTTGGACTTCAACTGAATATGGAGTTACAGTTGGCGTCACAGTTGTCTGAGAAGCATGTTTTAAGGACACAGACTCTATTGTGCGATATGTTACTTCGAGATTCACCTAGTGGGATTGTTACACAGAGCCCTAGCATTATGGACCTCGTGAAATGTGATGGTGCTGCTCTATACTACCAAGGGAAGTATTATCCTCTGGGCGTCACACCTACTGAGGTGCAGATGAAGGATATTCTGCAATGGTTGCTGGTGTCTCATGAAGGTTCGACAGGTTTGAGCACTGATAGTTTAGCTGATGCAGGGTATCCTGGGGCAGCCTCTCTAGGCAATGCTGTATGTGGAATGGCTGTTGCGTATATCACTTCAAGAGATTTCTTGTTCTGGTTTCGTTCCCATACTGCTAAAGAGATGAAATGGGGTGGAGCAAAGCATCATCCAAAGGATAAAGATGATGGCATGAGAATGCATCCTCGTTCCTCATTCAACGCGTTTCTAGAAGTTGTCAAGAGCCGCAGTCTACCATGGGAGAATGCAGAGATGGATGCAATTCACTCTCTTCAACTAATTTTGAGAGAGTCATTTCAGGATTCTGATGGAAGCAATTCTAAGGCAGTTGTAGCAACCCAAGGAGGGGACTTGGAGTTACAAGGGATTGATGAACTCAGTTCTGTAGCCAGAGAAATGGGTAGGTTGATAGAGACTGCAAGGGCTCCTATATTTGCTGTTGACAGTGAAGGCCGCATAAATGGGTGGAATGCAAAAGTTGCTGAGTTGACTGGACTCTCTGTTGAGGAAGCAATGGGGAAGTCCTTGGTTCATGATCTTGTTCACAAAGAATCGGAAGAAATGGCTGACAAACTTCTATTTCATGCTCTCATAGGTAATCTTCAGTAATTCTTTTTAGCTTTGATTCATCAGGAGCACTGATATCATTTGAGTTGGTGGAATTAGCTTTTATTTTGTAATCTTTCCCCAAAATGCTCTTATATCATAAGTAATGCAGGTGAGGAAGAGCAGAATGTAGAATTAAAGTTGAGGACATTTGGTACTGAAACCAGCAAGAAGGCTATATTTTTGGTGGTCAATGCTTGTTCTAGCAAGGATTATACAAACAACATAGTTGGTGTGTGCTTTGTTGGTCAGGATGTCACCGGTCAGAAATTTGTGATGGATAAGTTTATCAATATTCAAGGTGATTACAAGGCAATTATACACAATCCGAGTACTCTAATTCCACCTATATTTGCTTCGGATGAGAATACATCTTGCTATGAGTGGAACACCGCTATGCAAAAGCTAACTGGGTGGAGTAGGGAGGACATCATTGGAAAGATGTTGGTTGGGGAGATATTCGGAAATTGTTGTCAGCTCAAGGGATCAGATGCATTGACAAAATTCATGATTGTCTTGCACAATGCACTTGGAGGTCAGGATACTGACAAGTTCCCGTTTTCTTTTTTTGACCGAAGTGGTAAATATGTACAAGCTCTGTTGACTGCCAACAAGAGGGTAAATACGGAGGGCCATATTGTTGGAACCTTTTGTTTCTTGCAAATTGCAAGTCCTGAGTTGCAACAAGCTATCAGAGTCCAGAGGCAAAAGGAAAAGAACTGTGTTTTAAAGATGAAAGAGCTCACTTATATTTGTCAGGAAATAAGAAATCCATTAAGTGGTATACGTTTTGCTAATTCAGTTCTGGAAAGCACAAATTTGACTGAAGACCAGAAGCAGTTTCTTGAGACCAGTGCTGCTTGTGAGAGGCAGTTATTAAAGATTATGAAGGATGTTGAACTTGAAAGAATTGAGGATGGGTATGTCTTCTTTGAATGTTTGTGTTGAATTTTGATTTCAGTCATAAAATCAGACATAAGAAAGCGTAGATTTCACTAAATATGAACAAACTTCCCCCAAATTCAGTTTCTTTATTATTAATGGCTTCATAGATTCTGAAAATATATTCGACTAATTTGTGATTTTGGTAAACCTTAAAGCTTGTTAAGCAGGTATTTCTTTCTATTTCTGTAGCTGATGGACTTGTCTCTCTTAACTTGTATGGAACTTGTTATAGTTTTCACGTTCTTTACTGGTTGAATTGAATCGGGcttatttattttgttagttCAATGGAGCTTGAGAATTCTGAGTTTCTACTTGGGAGTGTAATAGATGCCGTTGTTAGCCAAGCAATGTTCTTGCTTAGAGAAAGAGGTATGCAGTTGATCCATGATATACCTGAGGAAGTCAAGACACTGGGAGTCTATGGTGATCAATTTAGAATTCAACAAATCTTAGCCGATTTCTTACTGAACATGGTGCGGTATGCACCAACCTCAAAAGGTTGGATAGAAATGCAACTCAGTCCAAACTTGAAGCAAATCTCTGAATCAATGACCACAGTGCACATCGAATTTAGGTAAGAATTGTTTGCTATCTTGGATTTCCTCATCTAGTTGTTATCCTCTTCTTAATATTGTGCTCGCATGATAccactttttcacttttattcAAATATCCATGCTATTCAAACATTAGGTAGCCTAATGGATCCTAATAGTCATTATTCGAGATACTCGATGATCGTCAGCAAATATAACGTCAATGTCTTAAAGATGTTTGACTTGGTGCAGTATTTTCAGTTTGATGAACTTTTGAGGTTTAAATAGAATATTGATtccaaaaaatatgaaattcaCATGAAATAGCTCATGAAAAAAAATGCCAGCCAAAGAGATTTTTCAGGAGAATTCATGTGGACCAGGTTATTATAACATTTTGGCATATTAGATTGCTACTAATTTAATCTCACAACATGTCAACACACAAGAGTAGTTAAATAATATCACGGTGATTGATAATATGTAATTGTAGTTTCTAGCTAGGAAATTTGAATCTGGCCTGTTTTATGATTAGCATGAGCTATATTCACCATAACTAGTACAGTAATTATATGCTGCATCTTGTTTTGAAGTTATTTTAGAGTTTTAACTTCCTGTGGTCAGTTGTGTGATAGTCTTTGAGCCTaccatatagtttc
The genomic region above belongs to Salvia miltiorrhiza cultivar Shanhuang (shh) chromosome 5, IMPLAD_Smil_shh, whole genome shotgun sequence and contains:
- the LOC131024240 gene encoding phytochrome B-like, encoding MSTSGSKDIYANQSSAAQSSAAEQRHHHRSSTNNNSSTNRGGHSVSRAVAQYTVDARLHAVFEQSEKSFDYSQSVRTGNQSVSEQQITAYFSKIQRGGHIQPFGCMIAVDERSFCVIAYSENACEMLALTPQSVPSLEKLETLTIGTDVRSLFTPSSSILLERAFGAREITLLNPVWVHSKNSGKPFYAILHRIDVGIVIDLEPARKEDPALSIAGAVQSQKLAVRVISHLQSLPGGDIKLLCDTVVECLRELTGFDRVMVYKFHEDEHGEVVAESKRHDLDPYLGLHYPSTDIPQASRFLFKQNRVRLIVDCTARPITVIQDEALMQPLCLVGSTLRAPHGCHAQYMAFMGSVASLTLAVIINGNDEDGVGGRNSMRLWGLVVGHHSSARYVPFPLRYACEFLMQAFGLQLNMELQLASQLSEKHVLRTQTLLCDMLLRDSPSGIVTQSPSIMDLVKCDGAALYYQGKYYPLGVTPTEVQMKDILQWLLVSHEGSTGLSTDSLADAGYPGAASLGNAVCGMAVAYITSRDFLFWFRSHTAKEMKWGGAKHHPKDKDDGMRMHPRSSFNAFLEVVKSRSLPWENAEMDAIHSLQLILRESFQDSDGSNSKAVVATQGGDLELQGIDELSSVAREMGRLIETARAPIFAVDSEGRINGWNAKVAELTGLSVEEAMGKSLVHDLVHKESEEMADKLLFHALIGEEEQNVELKLRTFGTETSKKAIFLVVNACSSKDYTNNIVGVCFVGQDVTGQKFVMDKFINIQGDYKAIIHNPSTLIPPIFASDENTSCYEWNTAMQKLTGWSREDIIGKMLVGEIFGNCCQLKGSDALTKFMIVLHNALGGQDTDKFPFSFFDRSGKYVQALLTANKRVNTEGHIVGTFCFLQIASPELQQAIRVQRQKEKNCVLKMKELTYICQEIRNPLSGIRFANSVLESTNLTEDQKQFLETSAACERQLLKIMKDVELERIEDGSMELENSEFLLGSVIDAVVSQAMFLLRERGMQLIHDIPEEVKTLGVYGDQFRIQQILADFLLNMVRYAPTSKGWIEMQLSPNLKQISESMTTVHIEFRITCPGEGLPPELVQDMFQNGRWATQEGLGLSMCKKLLKLMNGEVQYIRESEKSFFLIVLDLPMSSRDLMSID